The Orcinus orca chromosome 1, mOrcOrc1.1, whole genome shotgun sequence DNA window GGGGTCAGGGGAGTCTCCAGGACAGACCTCTGAATGCAAGGACTTCCAGGGGCCACCGATATCTGGTGGCGGGAGCATCCCCGTGGGGCCCGGGGGTCCTGAAGCCAAAGCTGGGTCTTCACTGCAGGAGGCAGGTGATGgaggcccacgggggtctggggatgggggaaggggctACACAACCAGCCCTGCAGGCCCAGGGGGTCCCGGGGGCTGGGAAAGGGGCCCACAGGGGCTCAGGGGAAGGGAGGGCCCGGAGACGGCGGGGACCTTCGGCGAGGCAGAGGACGGCTCCAGCAGCCCCCAGGATTCCCGAGCCTGGACAGCCGGGCAGAGGGGAACAGGAGAGGCGGGCAGAAGAGGGTCTGAGGGCCCAGGCCCTTGGGATGACACACGGTCCAGCCCCAGCAAATCCGGGGCCCACTGTGGGCCTGGAGTGCTGGGGTCTGGTGGGGGGCAAGGGGGTGAGGGGGGCACCCAGGTGGCTGGGCTGATGGGTTCTGGTCGGGGAGTGGAGGCCAGAAGCCACAGGCTTAGAGGTCCTTCGGGCCCTGGTGGGACACTGGGAGACACGGATGGGTTCAGAGGTGCAGGGGCCATGGGGTCTGAGCCGGATTTCTGGGATGGGCCACGGAGCTCCAGGGAGAAAGGACCCGGAGGTGAGATGGGCCGGGATGGCGTGGGGCGAGGTGGCCTCGGGGCCTCTGCCACAGGGGCAGGACCATGGGGCTCGGGGAGAATAGGGCCTTGGGGTCAGACTGGGGATTACGGGGGCTTCAGAGCCCCGGGGGCTCTGGGGGCTTCTGGAGAAGGAGGCCATGAAGATGGCTCTGGGGCTTCAGGGCCTCTGAGGGCAGCAGGCAAAGTGCGAGATGCGGACGGAGCCAGGGGCCTTGGTGCCGGGGACTCTGGAGACGGAGCCAGCTCTGGGGGTGCTACCCGGGGGGCACGAGCTCCTCGCGCGGGGCCGGCCTCTGAGAGCCGGGGCACTGATGAGTCTGGTGAGGCgctgggccctgggcagggaTCACGAGCTGCAGGGCCTCTGCCCGCCGGAAGCACGTCAGCCAACGGAGGGGCGTCGCGGGGTCTCGAGCCTGGGGCCATGGAGCCAAGGGGTGCGGCAGGCTTTAGAGGCGGTTCAGGAGGCCTTGGAGCGACGAGGTCAGGGGGTGAGGCTGGTTATAGGGGCGACTCAGGGGGTTCTGGGGAGGCGGGGTCAGGCGCTAAGGCTGGTTATAGGGGCGACTCAGGGGGTTCTGGAGGA harbors:
- the LOC125961976 gene encoding immunoglobulin-like and fibronectin type III domain-containing protein 1, yielding MAGRGPESWGSRKGSEADRGDRGCPLGSGESPGQTSECKDFQGPPISGGGSIPVGPGGPEAKAGSSLQEAGDGGPRGSGDGGRGYTTSPAGPGGPGGWERGPQGLRGREGPETAGTFGEAEDGSSSPQDSRAWTAGQRGTGEAGRRGSEGPGPWDDTRSSPSKSGAHCGPGVLGSGGGQGGEGGTQVAGLMGSGRGVEARSHRLRGPSGPGGTLGDTDGFRGAGAMGSEPDFWDGPRSSREKGPGGEMGRDGVGRGGLGASATGAGPWGSGRIGPWGQTGDYGGFRAPGALGASGEGGHEDGSGASGPLRAAGKVRDADGARGLGAGDSGDGASSGGATRGARAPRAGPASESRGTDESGEALGPGQGSRAAGPLPAGSTSANGGASRGLEPGAMEPRGAAGFRGGSGGLGATRSGGEAGYRGDSGGSGEAGHP